A genomic segment from Gavia stellata isolate bGavSte3 chromosome 6, bGavSte3.hap2, whole genome shotgun sequence encodes:
- the THNSL1 gene encoding threonine synthase-like 1, giving the protein MFHVIQYQSLRLITQNSLSSMCFKLMLSRPVAFARIWKSWFSSHSLVGNKNIILMGPPGAGKTTVGRIVGQKLDCPVIDIDDDVLETTWNMSVSEKLQDVGNEQFLEEEGKALLKFSASGSVISLTGSNPMHSAGMQHVKKNGIVVYLDVPTTVIMSRLKSMKVDRIVGQSPGICLKDILQFRKQFYKRWYDIRVLCGGDIAAEIVAEKVLDAVRRYQNSELETFISTRSSRSGRSTEKDSRKYFSDVVTEGLAPDGGLFVPERGLPKFTAGEWQSLIEATYIERAQVILERCIHPADIPASKLAEIIGTAYGENFTCSKIAPVRHLAGNQFLLELFHGPTASFKDFALQMVPHIFAYCIPRSCNYLVLVATSGDTGSAVLDGFSRLHDTDKQRIAVMNFFPEDGVSPIQKTQMICCQKENAWSVGVKSDFDFCQTAIKQIFTNSDYTGFLTVEYGTALAAANSINWARLLPQIVYHASAYLDLVHQDIIPFGSPVDVCIPTGNFGNILAALYAKIMGIPIRKCICASNENNVLTDFVRTGVYDLRGRKLIPTFSPAVDILKSSNLERYLHLIANEDGQLVTQLYNQLENQGHFQLRKDLLEKLQQDLVAGWCSEEDCLAAIHSVYSTTGYILDTHTAVAKVVADRLQDRTCPIIISSTAHYSKFAPAILRALRIAEIKQNPLSQLHLLSSYSPLPPVHWGLLETLKKKGNEDHQVCAADMSMLMSHIETLIQNHFMKVC; this is encoded by the coding sequence ATGTTTCACGTTATTCAGTATCAGTCTTTAAGACTAATAACCCAAAACAGTCTTTCTAGCATGTGTTTTAAACTCATGCTTTCAAGACCTGTTGCATTTGCACGGATATGGAAGTCATGGTTCTCAAGCCATTCTCTTgttggaaacaaaaatattatccTGATGGGACCTCCGGGTGCTGGCAAAACAACGGTTGGGAGAATAGTAGGTCAGAAACTAGATTGCCCTGTCATAGACATAGATGATGATGTCCTTGAAACAACCTGGAATATGAGTGTGTCGGAAAAACTGCAGGATGTTGGTAATGAGCAATTTttagaggaggaaggaaaagcccTGTTGAAGTTTTCAGCATCTGGAAGTGTCATTTCCCTTACTGGGTCCAATCCAATGCATTCTGCTGGCATGCAGCatgtgaagaaaaatggaatagTTGTATATCTGGATGTGCCCACAACAGTCATCATGAGCAGACTGAAATCAATGAAAGTGGATCGCATCGTGGGCCAGTCTCCTGGTATTTGTCTAAAGGACATACTTCAGTTTAGAAAACAGTTCTACAAAAGGTGGTACGACATCCGTGTTCTTTGTGGAGGGGATATTGCAGCAGAGATTGTAGCAGAAAAGGTTCTTGATGCTGTGAGGAGATACCAAAACTCAGAACTGGAAACTTTCATTTCAACTAGGTCTAGCAGGTCTGGAAGGAGTACAGAAAAAGATTCTCGTAAATATTTCAGTGACGTTGTTACTGAGGGCTTAGCCCCTGATGGAGGACTCTTTGTTCCTGAGAGAGGACTTCCAAAATTCACTGCTGGAGAATGGCAAAGCCTAATAGAAGCAACTTACATTGAAAGAGCCCAGGTGATACTAGAAAGATGCATACATCCTGCTGATATTCCTGCTTCTAAGCTGGCAGAAATTATTGGAACTGCTTATGGAGAAAACTTTACTTGTTCTAAAATTGCCCCAGTTAGGCATCTGGCCGGCAATCAGTTTCTCCTTGAGTTATTTCATGGACCAACAGCATCATTTAAAGATTTTGCATTACAGATGGTGCCACATATATTTGCATACTGCATTCCCAGAAGCTGCAATTACTTGGTTCTGGTAGCTACTTCTGGTGACACAGGGAGTGCTGTCCTAGATGGCTTTAGTCGTCTCCATGACACTGACAAACAGAGAATTGCTGtgatgaatttttttcctgaggatgGAGTAAGCCCAATTCAAAAAACACAGATGATTTgctgtcagaaagaaaatgcctgGTCAGTAGGTGtcaaatctgattttgatttttgcCAGACAGCTATAAAGCAAATCTTTACTAATTCTGATTATACTGGCTTTCTTACAGTAGAATATGGAACAGCTTTAGCTGCAGCAAACTCCATAAACTGGGCACGACTGCTTCCTCAGATAGTTTATCATGCCTCTGCATACCTTGATCTTGTTCATCAAGATATTATTCCTTTTGGAAGCCCTGTAGATGTTTGCATTCCTACAGGAAACTTTGGCAACATATTAGCTGCTTTGTATGCTAAAATTATGGGAATTCCtattagaaaatgtatttgtgcttccaatgaaaacaatgttttgaCTGACTTTGTAAGAACAGGTGTTTATGATttgaggggaagaaaattaattcccaCTTTTTCACCAGCAGTAGATATTTTGAAGTCCTCCAATCTTGAGCGATACTTGCACCTGATTGCTAATGAGGATGGACAACTGGTGACACAATTATATAACCAGCTGGAAAATCAGGGCCACTTCCAGCTACGGAAAGATCTACTTGAAAAGCTTCAGCAGGACTTGGTGGCTGGATGGTGCTCTGAAGAGGACTGTCTAGCTGCCATTCACTCTGTATACAGTACTACCGGATATATTTTGGATACACACACAGCTGTTGCTAAAGTAGTTGCAGATCGATTACAAGATAGAACTTGCCCAATTATTATTTCATCTACTGCTCATTATTCTAAGTTTGCACCTGCTATCTTGAGGGCCTTGAGgattgcagaaataaaacagaatccATTAAGTCAGCTTCACTTGCTGAGTTCTTACAGCCCTCTGCCCCCTGTCCACTGGGGTCTGTTAGAGACCCTGAAAAAGAAGGGGAATGAGGATCACCAGGTCTGTGCTGCTGATATGAGTATGCTGATGTCCCATATAGAAACCTTAATTCAAAATCATTTTATGAAAGTTTGCTGA